ATATATGGATCATTAATGCAAGAAGCAAAGACAAAGAGAAGCAGAAAAACTGGAGGAAAATGGCAGAGAAACCAAGTGAGAGTCCACTGCAGTTCTTTACAGCTGGCACTAACAACCCATGTTATAAAAAAGGCTGGGAAATGGACAATGGGCCTCCCCTGTCATCATCTGTGATGTCACTAGCCCAGATTAGACTGGGCCATATGGCACGTTGCCTGCTGTGACCTCTAATCCTCTGCAGCCATCCAGGCATCTCTCCTCTGAACTCCAGTCTGGGTATCTGTCTATTCACCCATCACTTTGTTTGCTTTACATTCTCTTTTTTGGTCGACCTGAACGtctgtttacatttgttttgctcATCTCTGTTTTTCCAGCAGATGTGCAATTAAGAGACAACAAGAAACATTTTTGGTAGTAAATGTTAATGAAGTTTCTAGTAAGAAAACGTACTGTGATCAACTTTGGATCTCTGGTTTTTGTTGATAATTGAATCAGTTTTGAATGTGTTCCATGACAGTGAGTGCATAAACTCCAACGTTGGGCCCTGCAACCTCATTCTACGGACATCAGCGTCGGTCATATTGAAGGGGTGGAGAAGCGGACATTTTTAGACGCAACAAGTAAAGAgagagtcaaaataaaaaaatggggcACATCAAAGCTGATTTCCACTAAAGAGTTGCACACGTGCAGCAGCAttcctgcaaacacaaagaCTCTCAGCTGTATGCAGCGCTCACATCACCGAGTGTTGAAGGGAGGAGCGTAAAGTCCTGCTGACTCTGCAGTACTGAAGAAAACCGACTCCCCTACATGTGGGAGTCCGTGGGTAAGTGTGGGTTTGGTGGTGACCTTGGAGAACATCGAGTGCCCGACTGCACAGAGGCATCCGTGAAGGTCTGTGGACGAAGACATGAAGCAAGTCAAAGGCAAACATGAGGCTTCAGGACTCTGAGCTTCACGGTTGTAAACACATGGACATCCTAGACACCTCTTTGCATTCAGCCTGTCAAGACAGTTTGGGGCAAATCTTTTCCGTTCCAGCAAATCCATTAAGACGCTGGTCTGGAGGAATTCGGTTACGGTCATTCGTTCCAGTCTGACCTGATAGCTGCTCCAGCAACACTCTTCCAAAAAGGGAAGAAACTGATTCACCTGCAACTTCCTACAACAGAACATTCTATGTATTCACATAATTCAACTTTCAGGGAATACAGATTGGAGGTGGGCAAACTACAGCACGAGGGcgttaatccttgtgctatctcatgacccccccttccattgaggtgttctccctaccatgacaaaggtggataaaggtggaaagatttcatgtaatccatggacaccagtgaagatcacaaatcattgaagaaaaaaggttcagagcactgtctagtgggtctagatgaccccactcccaacgttaaagtgcctaggatagaccaAGGGTTAACCTATTAAATGTAGCCCCaccaaactgaaataaatgacACTGCTGATCCTTATCAGTATCATTTTCCCTGTGATTCTGGTTTCTCCCCGTGGATGCTCCTCTCTTTTTCAGGTGCAGAAAGTTATTCTGCATttaagatttgttgtttttctgaccttCTGGGTTTTCTGAGTCGACAGTCATTTTTCCCATCTTTTcaacaccacatgaacacaGCGTTTCTctaagtttctgtttttctctaaaGAACATCAACCTATTGGTTCACGtggcacaaaaacaagaaagcaaagctccaaaatgttctgtttcaaaatACATAGATTCATTTTCAACCACACTAGAGCatatttttgtccaaaatcCATGTTATTTCTATCTCTAATAGGGTGGATTGCCAGATAGCTCAACGTATTTGTTCCTATTAATTTCTAttcaattttagaaccctttgtggcccacgaGTCTAAAAGTTAGCCCACCCCTGATTTAGATTCAGGTTCCACAGTTTTgggttccagctcataaaacccacaTAAACAGAATTTCAAAAGATTAGAAAACTGGAGAAATCTGCCTAAAATCTGCAGGACATGGATGTTTCATCATTAAGTTGTCTCAGTTGGGTTCATATGAGCATCACAGACCCCCTCCATAGTCTGGGTGAGCCACTGATGCTCCTCACTAAGGAGGCTGGCTGTGTCCGAGCAGATCCACAGAAAGTCTGATGGAAGGACAAATGTTCAGGAGAACAGACGACCGTGGACTTCAGTGGATCGTGAGAAGGACAAGATTCAAGACGCTGCAGACCTCCAGAAAGACTGGAACCAGGAGGAGGAACAGCTTCAAAAACCACATTCAGGAGACGGGCTCCAACCGTCGGGTTCCTCGGGTCGAACCACAACCGAGGAAATGTCTCAACTGGACTGTTGGCCAGAGGTCCGAGGTcctgttttctgatgaaagtGAGTCTTTCTTTTGGGAATCGagggtttggaggaagactggCGGGGAGCAGAACccgagctgctgcagctccagagtGAAATCTCCACAGTCAGTCAGGATTTGGGCTGCAATGTCCAGCGCCGGTGTTGGTAGACTAGAATCCAGAACCACTGCAACAGTCTAGAATGTTCTAGACTTCAGGATTCCCTCTGCTGTGgatctggatggagatgcaGGTTTCAGCTTCCAGCAGGACCTGAACCCTGTCCAGCCTGTTGGAGACgggcatttattttgaaaatactttattttgattgaCTTGATCAtaatctttgtctttttcttttttcaaaaacgGAGAAGTAAACAGGGATTTTTCCACAGAATTCTAATTTCCTGAAATCccgtttttgtgggttttatgagctggaaccACAATTTATGTCAAAAGAAACCACAGTAGGTCCTGAATCTATATTCTATGAGAGATCAATTCTTGAATGGAATTGTGGAGAAGAGTACACTTTTCCATGATGTTCTTTGGTTCTGTACATGGCCATAAAGTTTCTGTCAGTGTTACAGAGATCCGGTCAGATCAGTGTTGCGTGTTCATCTACAACATGCATGTTCTGCATGTGCAGCCTCTCTTCTCACTGAGTACTGAGCTTCATCCTTAACATGCTGTCTGTGGATCTGCAGGCGTGTCATTGGGACACATGGACGCTTCTTTTTGATTATTCTGCATTTGACgtgttttcttctgctttgtttttttcagttccaCATCTAAAACCTCAAAAACATATGGAGTATGTGGAGATGATGTTGAgatgttttttcagaaaattccAGAAAGTGCTGCAGTGAGGGCAGAAATAGGGAAGTGTGTTTGTTTGCTCGTCGTGTGAGCCCACAGTGTGACGCCTAAACCTGCTAATTCACTTGGCCGATTAGGCTTAGCTGCAGAGACATGCTGGAGATTGTCAGGCTGGTTCACTGGCCTATTCATAGCAGCAAGCGGAAGTAAGAGGTCACTTTCGTCAGCTACTTTGTCTGATCCCTTCCTGAGCTCTTTGTGAATGAATGTTTATTACACATTATCGTAAAACGCTACAGTTTAACTTTAGGGTAAATTGCGCGTTTCGTTTTTTGTcccaaaatgtaaaattgtgCAACGGCTTGGTTTCCTTTATCAGTAGATGGTTGCTCAGATACTCCTCATAAATGCTGCAGGGGGGTCATGACATGATCCGCGGTGGTACAGAGGTTTGCATCATCActtcaaaacaacaaaggtCTTGTTTTAAACCAGACTAGGTCCTTCCGCTGTGGAGTTTTTGGATTTGCCGAGAGCATGTCTGTGTTCTAACCCCAATAGTCCCAAAGCACGGTTCATGAACCAGAGAGAGTTTATCAATTGCACCGTTGGGTTGGTGGTGGTAAACCTCTGGACCTGATCGTGTGATGGACTAGGAAACCTTCCAGGATCCATTCTACTTTTGTCCACAAAggctggtcatacgtgaatatgggtggaaaaagttttggtctttacatgaaattctcacagatgtatcacgaacaaaatatgtaaaaaccacagaagaacaaaccacgcaaagaacacgtaaaccaacgtgGAACATGAACCGATGATTGTTGTGCTGTTTCtctgcaattcattagtgattcatcAGGTTCAAATCACGTAATTTAAACGTGATCTGTGCGCCGCATACGCAATATaaagttatacatctgtggTTCATGCATGACAAGTCTGTTAAACAGACGTGGAACGGTCAACACAACATTTGTGTACGCATCTCTCATAAATCACACACCATTGCATgggatttacataataattacgtataaactgcataattctcaacccaTCAAAAATTTTAAACATCTCAAAtctgaattcacgtaaagacccgtcggccgaaaccctcgacagacatctgcacacattggcgaatgatgaacgcaagaaacacgcATGAATGACGTTTATCACGCGTGGATCAGGAAAGAGCGACATTTCCCACCAGGAAAAAGTGCAGACATgtgctgtgtgacacggccgcTACAGCTGGGTTCGACTTCAACCATGTGACTCCAATCTTGAGGAAAAGGCTtcttaaaaaattaagattcattttcatttttgaaaaaactatTAGTTTCTTtataacagttttctttttctcacgAAAAACGTTTTCCTGTTTAGAAAAACCGAGTCAAAGAAAGGAGGATGTGACAAActcctgttgttttttaatgttttctcaaCATATTTGGATGTCAGAAACAAACTTTAGGGCCGGGatggaaacattttgtttttctatctcCACCATATTTATCAAAGACGTTCTCCTGATGGGGCTCTCTTCAATGAAGTCAACTGCAGAGGCATACAGccagtttattttaatgaataaatataatACAAGCCAATGAACGGACAATCATGACTTCATTGTTTTGGTACcttgatgctttaaaaaaatcttctgtGTTTAAGTGAATAGTTAATATATTAAagctcagcatcaaatggttggGGCTGTGAATGAAGATTTTCCTTTTATCCACACCTTTTCAGGCACTTTATCACTTTCTGTTTatcatgtttatttaaaatgtttactttgaaaatgaattaACACAATGATCTCACCCCGCCAGCCAGGCCAAGAGGGTCCCATACGTTTATGGGCAGACTGTGTGGCCCCCAATGGGTTTGTCTGCAGCTCCCATGGTGGCCCcacttgtgtttgtccacacggCTTAAGTGGGCACTCAGTGGGCTGGAGCTCGCCACGCCAGCCAGCCGCCAGCACAGCGAGCTCCAGCGGCTGGCTGGCTGGGTAGTCCCACAACATGTGAAAGCGGGTGATAGACTGATCATCACTGATGTGTCTATTGTCTGGAGGTCACGAGGTCATTGGgcttttatttccatttcttttttgtatttagttttcctttcttttttttctttgtctttaaatTAGCTCTCTCTGGTGTGTAAATCTGCAGAATCCAGAGTGAAACCTGTAGATAAAGATGGGTAAATGTGCAGAATCCAGAGTGAAACGTGGATTTTTCGGTGTGTAAATCCACAGAATCCAGAGTGAAACCTGCACAGAGAGgtgcagcagaaacagaagacATGCTGTGAGTCATGGCTGAATCAAACACACCGCACCAGGTTCTTGTTTACCACAGTAGAGGGCGGAGTCTAAACGGAGTCATGGACGTGGGCGGGTTTTTCCTAAGACAGCGGTGTCCATATATGGTTCGTGACGTCAGACGCCGGAGGTTCCATTCAGATAAAACTGCTCGGCCGGAATCCCCTTGAAGGAGATGTAGGCACAGACGCTGCAGGCCGCTCGCTCCCCCGTTCCCCGTTAATTCCGGTTCAGTGTCAGGCAGGACAGCCACTTCCGGACGGCAGCATGAAGGTGAGCAGCATCGACTGCCGACGGCTGAAGAAAATCCTCAGGAAGGAGCGCGGGAGCTGCCTCATCGTGGACTGCAGACCGTTCTTCTCGTTCACGAACTCCAACATCAGAGGCTCCGTTAACGTCAATCTGAACTCGCTGGTGGTCCGGAGGTCCCGGGGAGGGCCGGTGCCTCTGCAGTTCGTCATCCCGGATGAGAGAGCCCTGCTCCGCCTCCGGGAGGGGAGCATATCGGCGATCGTCGCCCTGGACGAGCAGACGTCCCACTGGCAGAAGCTGAAGAAGGACAGCGTGGCCCAGATCGTCATCAACACGCTGTCGCATGTGTCCAGCGGGACCAGCGTCTGCTTCCTCAAGGGTCAGCTGCTTCATGCTCTCCTAGgccaagggggggggggggggggggggtccatctTTGTCTCCGATTGATGgacaaaaaatacacttttttacgCACAGTCTCCGTCTGATTACAGGGCCATTTAATCATCATTTGTGTTCTGAATCTTCAcaacattatttattattatttgaatgATCTTAATCAGACGGAGACTGTGCGCGTAAATCCTGGATGACTCTAAAACCgacaaaactgacaaaaactgaacaaagaatgttttttaaagacgtTTAGACTTAAATATTGTTTAGAATCGGTTCTTTACATGAGTTTGATTGAACTTCTTTCCCGCATTTCCCTGATTTTATTCCTGTCAGTCAGAAAGATTTTTCGTGCGTCATTGAGGGGATGAGTCAGAAGAAACATGCGATAATGGGTGTTGTAACGACTTTCAATagtaaagaagaagaagaaaaaacgaaaTTCTGTTTAACGGAGCCGAACCCGTTTCATCCGGGTCGGGTTCTGTTCTGAAACATCCGTCTGGCTCCTTCGTCCTTGTGCGTAAACGGATCCACAGATTTACCGCTGCTGTCATTAATGACGGAACCAGATTAGAGAAACTGATTCACGCCCAAAAACTACATCAGCTGTTGTTTAGTTTGTTAACTAAATATATCAATAGAAAACACATAGATTCAATTAAATATTCAGCTTGTTAACTAAATATTTCGTTAGTAAATCTAAGGTATAAATACATGAATTAAGAGGAAATATGtattagaaaaatgcttttaatattttatcattGGTTTTAATATTTGGCTGCAGTAACTCCCCAAACGGCCCCATAGCTGCCTGTTTGTGGGTCTGCAGTTCTTGTGTTTGGAGCCTGTGCTCATGAGTCCTGCTTCCCACAGGAGGATACCAGAACTTCCAGTCTCAATACCCGGAGCTTTGCACTGAGGTGAAAACCACGGACCGGAGCGCAACTGAAACCGAGAAACGGGTCAACAGCCACCCGGAGAAGCATTTTCACCGCAAACCAGATTATGATCAGGTATGGGAACTCGAGGCGCTTCTTTCCGTCCCCCCCCATGCAGGTTTTATTTAGAGGtgggttaaaataaaaacatttcagaagaacAACACATGGGCTATCATCtgactcctaaaaaaaaccctTCACCTCTGACCTTTCCTGTGTCTCAACACGAACCTTCACAGATCTGATATCGCCAGTGCGCCTCGCTGCACCTGATGGCGCAGATGTCCGTGTTCGAGTGCACCTTGACTCACATGGTTTTCGTCTTTCCTCCCCCCAGGGTAAACCTGTGGAGATCCTGCCTTTCCTCTACCTCGGCAGTGCCTACCACGCCTCCAGACAGGACTATCTCAGCGACCTTCACATCACTGCCTTGCTCAACGTGTCCCGCAGAGACCTGCAGCCCGCCAAGGGCCAGTATGAGTACAAGTGGATCCCTGTGGAGGACAGCCACATGGCAGACATCAGTTCTCACTTCCAGGAGGCTATAGAGTTTATAGGTAGGTGATAGAACCGCGCACACACACGGCCTCCCGCCTgctgttttctgtgtgtttctgaTTATATAAAGCAGTTGAATCACCAGGCTGAAAATAGTTATGTAGACGGAACTCTTTTCCTGCAAGGAGAGAACTTGGTTTGTGTGTAAATATAACACCACATCGTCTGCGTCTTAAAAATATCTGTAAAGTCCATTTTGGGCTGTAAGTCAGACCATTTATATCCCACCTGGCTGGCTCTCATTCACAAATAGAAAGCTCTAAGAAAGGCAGCGGTAATCAGTTTAGCCCAATCATCAGCCCTCAATCCAGCACAGCCAGCTCTGCCACTCAGGATTTGCTCACTTCCCCGTTCCCTTCCGacgacccccccccctgcttcCTCTATCCTACTTTGCAAAATGCATGCCGTCATCACCTCTCAGGCCAAATCACATGGTGTCGGGAGTGGCCATCGAGGATGACGAGTAGATGAGCTGTTACGGAGGCAGACTGCTACCCACATCATACCTTCAGTATGTTTGGGTAACAAGAatacatcacagaacaaaagacACACGTGTTAGTTTGTCTTTCAAAGATGAGATAAGTGACTGCAGCAGAGGCTGACGGGGCCAAAAAAATAGGTCACAGAAAAAGAGACGGTGTGGGAGGAGAAGAGAGGTGCTGGACAATAGCACTGACATATACAACGTGGATATTTATAGACAGGCATAATGAAGGACGAATCTCACCCACGAGCAGCTTGGCTGACCTGTATTAAGCTGTAGCTATTGTGGCTATTGTGCATTGTTTGGGGATGGAGTCTCCTCATAACGCTGGCTGTTACATAAGACTGGAATTCATTATCCAAGTGATTAGGTATGGAGCGCACTTAACTATTCACCATTGTTAGATTTGGATTAGAATCAATCAGCAAATCAGAACTGGGCCGAGTGAGTGATGTaaggaggaggtaattaatgTTATTGGCATCCGGGATCAAACTAAAGCAGGTCATGTCATCTCCAGCCATTAAAACACCCACAGCTGCTGCCGCTCTCTGTctgcaccctcctcctcctcactagaTGGAAGTTCACGATTCATTCATATGCTTCATCAAGACTGAGCTGATTCAGCTTGACGGACATCAGTCATTGCCCTGCGGTGGTTCTCAGGAACAGAGAGAGAGGGCCCTTGATGCTTCTGTGAAGCAGAGAGCCCCGTGTAGGCGTCTGCACTGGCTGACCTGAGTGCATGTCGCTAAAGCAGACAGAGTGGCAGAGGAAGAGCGGTGTAGGTGTGCTTAGGTTTCCAGCACCAATTAAaccttaaaaatgtcaaaagggACATTTAGACAGATGAAACAGGATCCGTACGAATGTGTTAGAAGTTACTGAGGGTCCCAAGCCCGGCGTCAGCATCTGACACGCCCATCGCTGAGCTGGAGGAAAACAATCAGCTGTGACTAACGCGAGCCACAGAGGTTTTTCTGTGTGCATCACTGAGACTGGTGTTTGCTGTTCTGTGTCCACTTCCATGCACAACGTAACAGCGCTCATTGATAAGTGTTAGGGGAGCATACTGCCGAAAAACTTTCAACAGCTTCCTATGAAGCTGCAGTACAGAGTACTAGTACCTAGCTTCAAGTACAGATTGATAAATCAACCCTCTGAAAATAACACGTTTTCTTCCTCCTTCCAGATCGTGTAAAGCAATCAAAGGGAAAGGTCCTGGTACATTGTGAGGCGGGCATCTCACGCTCACCAACCATCTGCATGGCTTACATGATGAAAACGCAGCACCTGCGGCTGGACGCGGCTTTCGACATCATCAAGCAGCGGCGGGCGGTTATCTCCCCGAACTTCAGTTTCATGGGCCAGCTGCTACAGTTTGAGTCGGAGGTCCTGTCCAATGCCCCGGCACTCAGCACAACGCCCCAGCCGGCCACTCCCTCTGTCCCAGAGTCCGTCTCCTTTTTCGCCAGTGACTTTACCGCCACCTTTAACACCAAAAGCTTTGAGGCGTCTGTGTTCACCTTCCCTACCTCGTGTCTGCAGTCTCCAGTCCACCACCAGTTCAAACTGAGCCCCATAACTGCACTGCCTTAAGATGAACTCTGACTGCTCGTAGTTTTACTTGAATAAAAGTGGACGATCTGTTTGTGTGGACTGCTGGAACCAGCACTGGAAAGAAGGAGGAGTCCAGTGAATAACAATTTCCCTGTCTTCTCAACTGCAGTGTTATCACAACACAGCACAGTAAAAAACTGCAATATACTTGCCTTAGCTTAATATTGTGATTTCTCTGCCTATTCACTAATATAGAGAGGCAGTTAAACCTAATTTATTTGAAAGcaattgtctgtttttttcaataatgtGGATATGGATatgtgtttaataaatgttttcaccaaaagaaaaaacctaaaaaaaactggtcatgtgatcatttacccttgtgttatcctaagcactttaatattgggagtggggtcatctagacccactagacagtgctctgaaccttttttcttcaatgatttgtgatcttccctggtgtccatggattacatgaaatctttccacctttatccacctttgtcatggtagggagaacacctcaatggaagggggggggggggtgtcatctaagatagcacaagggttacagcattTGTGTTCAGGTGGTTTGTTTATATTATAATGAATATAAACAATATATCTGGGGAATGATAAAGAATACACTAGGGAGTGCAATAAACAAGTATTGAAGCAAGAAGaaaagattaaacaaaaaagcaataaataaagttgtatttctatgttttctttttaaaaaaaacgatttcACATACATGTACAAGCACACACGCGTGTCTTCTTTGTCCTTTGACTACTTCGTTTGACTGGATGAAGTTCAAGGCACCCCTCTGAGAAACCAGGGTTCGTTTCCCAAGTGTTGccatgagcttcatccagtgtgggtcctaaGACCCTTCGCCCTACTGCCTAACTACAAGAGGGGCCAggtctccctgtgcctgtccccagcccggacaaagtacagggttgtgtcaggaagggcatccggtgtaacaatctctgccaaaccacctgtgagaCTCCctgaaagctgattggctgtggcgacccctgaagggacatGCAGAAgagtgaacaacaacaacacatacTGAACCGCATCCTGAATCATGGGGAGAGATTTTAGTTTATGTATTTCAAACAtgttataaaaacaacaatagataCATTCATACACTCGCTGATAACTGTAGTCAGTCACTCAAGAGGTTTTTTCTAACAGAActcaagcaaaataaaatgttggaaAAGCAGAAAGCTTATTAAAGCCTACTCCTTTATACCCACTGAACTTTGACAACAAGAAAACATGGAGTCAGTGCATCACATGTTCTGTTAATTGTAGATTACATGTAAATGTACATTTACAGTACTGCTTAGTAATGGCCAACTGGacttttttattgttactttcTTATTAGaaatttttaaaacagtttttcttccagaatctttcgttgttgttttttaatatacaaCTATTGAACCGAAACAAAACCATGACCAAAAAATTAACGTTTGAACCAAATTGTGAATCTTTGTATCCCTAATATAGAGGAGAGATTTTTCTCCCTCTCAATAAtaggcctgtgtgtgtgtgtgtgtttgtgtaggccttcatgttttttgtgtgtttatgttacAGAAACCATGTAAACCAAGAGTTTTGTAACTTTGTTTGCCACGTTGTACAAAACCAAACAGCCCAAGCTAAGGATAGTAATGAGATAGCAAAATATTTTCCTTTGCTCTACAGTATTGTGCATAAATTCTCATGAATGTTGATAGTATTTAGTTACTGTGACTGTACGTTTGTGACATGGCTCTTCTATATCTTCATCCAAAGACCAAGATAAACTTTTAGGCCAATTTGTTCAAACgggtcattttaaaaataaaagtattttactCTTGTAATCACATGTTTTCTTAATGTGAGGAACTGGCTTCAATAGTTGACAGTTACCGGCTGAACGGACATCGTCTACGGTAGTTATGCTTGAATCAGGAGGAAGCGTCAGCGCGAAGCTGCGCTTTGGCGCCCAGAACGTCAGAGGCAGAATGTACCAACTGTGACGGGAAAAAGATTTACACGTTTCACACGTTTAACagttcacacagaaaaaaaaatgtacatatttcaaagaaaaaaattatatagaCATTCATGCTACTGCTCGGGTTTGTCCAGGTCCTCGAATTCAGCCTAACATCTTTACCACAACCCTATTTTGACATAATGGAACAGGCCTTTCCATCCCGCCCCCGCCGCCATTTTCCATGTTGTTCTGTTTTGGTGAATTCGTTTCATTTTAGTTGAATACAAACGTTTATCTTGTAACATTTGATTAGTAAGATTACCGGAATCTTGGGTTTGGTGGAGAGGAGTTTAATCTCCAGCGTTTTTCCAAGGAGACGCCGTGTTTAGGCAGCCATGTATATCAAACAGGTAAGTCATCCACTGGGTTTTTGTCTCTGCAGTGCTGCTGCTTACTTTCCCTGGTCTGGCAACAAGGCGCAGGGAACACAAAACATCTTTATACTCCCGGTCTGTAGTCTTTAATAATGtagatatttattttcttaatcaaGCAAGCCCATTAAATGCACTCAGACGGAACTTTTAGTATTTAAATAGGACTGGACGCCCCCCTTGCCGAAGCTAAGCTAATGCTAATTTTTGTTAGCGCGGAATTGAATCCATGCGTGAATTAAGCCGAACAAAATAACATTGCGCCCACGTTTTTAATGCATATTGTTCCCCTCATACCGTACATAAACTCGCCCTCTGTCTGGAATAGCTCACAAGTTTTAAATGATAGATTTAGCATTAGCCGATGAATCCATCGCTAGCCGATCCCGGCTAGCCGAGGCCTTTTGACGGCATGTATCATACATACTACGGCATATGTGGGTGGTAACTGCTGTGGTCTGGTGCAGGTCATCATTCAGGGGTTCCGAAGTTACCGGGACCAAACTGTTGTTGATCCATTCAGCCCAAAGCACAACGTCATCGGTGAGTCTGTGCTTCATCATGATGAGTTTTGGAACACATGATTTTCCCATGTGAGTATATTTGTCTTTCTCTAAAACATggttctctctctctctctgtttgATTTTCAGTTGGAAGAAATGGGTCTGGAAAAAGTAACTTTTTCTATGGTATGTGGGCTTCATTTACAAAGTTTAGTTAGTTTAAATCTTTCCATTGTAGCTAAATCCAAACCTTTTTGCCCCCCGCCCTAGCCATCCAGTTCG
The sequence above is a segment of the Oryzias latipes chromosome 1, ASM223467v1 genome. Coding sequences within it:
- the dusp5 gene encoding dual specificity protein phosphatase 5, with the translated sequence MKVSSIDCRRLKKILRKERGSCLIVDCRPFFSFTNSNIRGSVNVNLNSLVVRRSRGGPVPLQFVIPDERALLRLREGSISAIVALDEQTSHWQKLKKDSVAQIVINTLSHVSSGTSVCFLKGGYQNFQSQYPELCTEVKTTDRSATETEKRVNSHPEKHFHRKPDYDQGKPVEILPFLYLGSAYHASRQDYLSDLHITALLNVSRRDLQPAKGQYEYKWIPVEDSHMADISSHFQEAIEFIDRVKQSKGKVLVHCEAGISRSPTICMAYMMKTQHLRLDAAFDIIKQRRAVISPNFSFMGQLLQFESEVLSNAPALSTTPQPATPSVPESVSFFASDFTATFNTKSFEASVFTFPTSCLQSPVHHQFKLSPITALP